One part of the Lycium ferocissimum isolate CSIRO_LF1 chromosome 8, AGI_CSIRO_Lferr_CH_V1, whole genome shotgun sequence genome encodes these proteins:
- the LOC132066406 gene encoding cysteine-rich repeat secretory protein 38-like — protein MVSAIVLCRGDVNIRQCRACVNNVAQKLVHSCPNKKEAFGGYDECMLQYSGRSILGTTSNLPLLYMWDDAFASKPEEFNQELKKLMDVLRGVAAYGDPLRKYATGRAIDRNYQTIYALVQCTPDLSPQDCYDCLTNAYGAMATCPCNGNRGSRQIGSRCNFRYERACFFN, from the coding sequence ATGGTCAGTGCTATTGTGCTATGCAGAGGGGATGTGAACATTAGACAATGTCGCGCTTGTGTCAACAACGTTGCTCAAAAGCTCGTACATTCATGTCCCAACAAGAAAGAAGCTTTTGGTGGATACGATGAATGTATGTTACAGTACTCTGGTCGATCAATTTTGGGTACTACATCGAATTTGCCTCTACTCTACATGTGGGACGACGCATTTGCTTCAAAACCCGAGGAATTTAACCAAGAGCTCAAGAAATTGATGGATGTATTGCGAGGCGTAGCTGCATATGGCGATCCACTTCGTAAATATGCCACTGGTCGGGCTATAGATCGGAATTATCAGACTATATATGCACTTGTGCAATGTACTCCTGACTTGTCCCCTCAGGATTGCTACGATTGCCTAACGAACGCTTATGGAGCTATGGCTACTTGTCCCTGTAATGGCAATAGGGGCAGTAGACAAATAGGGTCTAGGTGCAACTTCCGTTATGAGAGGGCTTGTTTCTTTAACTAG